One Rosa chinensis cultivar Old Blush chromosome 3, RchiOBHm-V2, whole genome shotgun sequence DNA window includes the following coding sequences:
- the LOC112194299 gene encoding basic leucine zipper 43 — MDANESKGNHYLRNQVPPSQLIPSTKQSRLYSSPQNMQEVEVAENHSLLSLQNPTHNPDSVTFYPTRIFSTSHIHDFSSNASSLNNDTVFDEAAAAGEQGLTYEKRIKRMISNRESARRSRMRKKKQIEELQYQVDQLHITNRQLSEKLIQLLEGNQQILQENAQLKERVSSLQVILSDLISPLQRNAEMPPPTPKST; from the coding sequence ATGGATGCAAATGAATCAAAGGGAAACCATTACTTACGTAATCAGGTTCCTCCATCTCAACTTATCCCAAGTACCAAACAATCCCGTCTTTACTCAAGTCCCCAAAATATGCAGGAAGTTGAAGTTGCGGAGAACCATTCACTTCTATCCCTTCAAAACCCTACTCACAATCCAGATTCCGTAACATTTTACCCGACTCGGATTTTCTCCACGTCTCATATCCATGATTTTTCGTCGAACGCCTCTTCTCTTAACAATGACACTGTTTTTGATGAAGCAGCTGCTGCCGGGGAGCAAGGCCTTACCTATGAAAAAAGGATCAAGAGAATGATTTCCAACAGGGAATCTGCACGAAGGTCACGAATGCGGAAGAAGAAGCAGATTGAGGAGCTGCAGTATCAGGTGGACCAGCTCCACATCACAAATCGTCAGCTCTCCGAGAAGCTCATCCAACTGTTGGAGGGAAATCAACAGATTCTCCAGGAGAATGCTCAACTGAAAGAAAGAGTTTCATCGCTTCAAGTCATCCTTTCGGATCTGATATCACCTCTGCAGCGAAATGCGGAGATGCCACCACCAACACCCAAATCGACTTAG
- the LOC112194300 gene encoding uncharacterized protein LOC112194300 codes for METTNLTHFTRKTTLTMEKGRLIRLDDRWVSIAIDNLDSFGDVGYLDFKFLDQVLPHCSKDQLIHIEKSTKGTDLTPITDKLWKKFFERDFGSKATDEVIEEMKIRKVSSKWSELYQAKSKRVEEAEKEVSERLKKLYEKEAARKQSRQVRVLDKAPPSSSGNKRIGPNKGSKLMNKVRKEYLNSLEVRNLEAMKMKRTAAKYSSMSKKPRTTIQAMNVF; via the coding sequence ATGGAAACCACAAACCTCACTCACTTCACTCGAAAAACAACCCTCACAATGGAGAAGGGAAGGTTGATACGTCTCGATGATCGTTGGGTCTCCATTGCAATAGACAATCTGGACTCTTTTGGGGATGTTGGGTACCTGGACTTCAAGTTTCTCGATCAGGTCTTACCCCACTGCTCCAAAGACCAGTTGATTCACATCGAAAAGAGCACAAAAGGCACAGACCTGACTCCGATCACCGATAAGCTTTGGAAGAAGTTCTTTGAGAGAGACTTCGGTAGCAAAGCCACTGATGAGGTGATCGAGGAGATGAAGATCAGGAAAGTGAGTTCCAAGTGGTCGGAGTTGTATCAGGCCAAGTCGAAAAGGGTGGAAGAGGCTGAGAAAGAAGTAAGTGAAAGGCTGAAGAAGCTGTATGAGAAAGAAGCCGCCCGTAAACAAAGCCGGCAAGTGAGGGTTTTGGACAAGGCTCCTCCTTCTTCGTCAGGCAATAAAAGGATTGGCCCCAACAAAGGGAGCAAACTGATGAACAAAGTGAGGAAAGAGTATCTGAATTCTCTGGAGGTGAGAAATCTTGAAGCTATGAAGATGAAGAGAACTGCTGCCAAGTATTCTAGTATGAGCAAAAAGCCAAGAACGACTATTCAAGCTATGAACGTCTTTTGA
- the LOC112192791 gene encoding uncharacterized protein LOC112192791 produces the protein MAVPATTWTAIFIIATTLRLIECGDNNRVYSPCSDTKVARSDGFSFGIAFASRDVFLRNGANSTSQLSPCDTRLSLSTANSQIAVFRPKVDEISLLSVNSSSFAPDNYGGYMVAFAGHKYAARSTAAFVANSTYTVTSFTLVLEFTKGRLQHLYWKRDGCAKCSGSSGFVCLNNQDCAIKTNSCKTHGGTVDCSLGIQLAFSGTDKHLSVLNSWYEVQNLGQYSLYGLYSNLKDSLTSQYNKFF, from the exons ATGGCCGTCCCCGCGACCACATGGACGGCGATCTTCATCATCGCCACCACGCTCCGTTTAATCGAATGCGGCGACAACAACCGCGTCTACTCGCCGTGCTCCGACACCAAGGTCGCCAGGTCCGACGGCTTCAGCTTCGGGATCGCCTTCGCCTCCAGGGACGTGTTTCTCCGCAACGGCGCAAACTCCACCTCCCAGTTGTCCCCGTGCGACACTAGACTCTCGCTCTCCACCGCCAATTCTCAGATCGCCGTTTTCCGGCCAAAGGTCGACgagatctctctcctctccgtcAACTCCTCCTCTTTCGCTCCG GATAATTATGGGGGATATATGGTTGCTTTTGCTGGGCATAAATATGCTGCAAGGTCTACTGCGGCTTTTGTTGCCAACAGCACCTACACTGTCACCAGCTTTACTCTT GTGCTTGAGTTCACCAAGGGCAGGCTGCAGCACCTGTATTGGAAAAGGGATGGGTGCGCCAAATGTTCTGGGAGCTCCGGCTTCGTTTGCCTCAACAATCAGGACTGTGCAATCAAGACTAACAGCTGCAAAACCCATGGAGGCACTGTGGATTGCAGCCTCGGGATCCAATTGGCATTTTCTGGGACTGATAAGCACCTATCGGTTCTGAACTCATGGTATGAAGTACAGAACCTTGGTCAGTACTCCCTTTATGGTCTCTATTCAAATCTGAAGGATTCTCTCACTAGTCAGTATAACAAGTTTTTCTGA